A DNA window from bacterium BMS3Abin08 contains the following coding sequences:
- a CDS encoding bifunctional molybdenum cofactor biosynthesis protein MoaC/MogA: MLSIAAAGVRNGCLVVNLPGIPKAMKENIEAILDAIPHAVEKIKSSEEERSR; the protein is encoded by the coding sequence ATGCTGTCTATAGCTGCTGCAGGGGTTAGAAACGGGTGTCTCGTCGTAAATCTTCCCGGTATCCCGAAGGCGATGAAGGAAAACATCGAGGCAATACTTGATGCAATTCCCCACGCAGTTGAAAAAATAAAGAGTTCAGAGGAGGAGCGCTCAAGATGA
- a CDS encoding outer membrane channel protein translates to MSFFCPVPFRYICGGLVCVLLSLLFCPVRVYAGDLTAGPLPDPLTLEYALRFADQPHPDLSEARAALEKAEAVRLGVESKYGVNVSILGRLRWIEPSPLVHDQSHNDSSMSLNISKRLYDFGRSKARLSAAESDIMAEGILYTDVRRRRRIDIMARFFDVLLADMEYARDSEATAVAYAGFNRLSDRKKLGGASDLAVLKAETGYRKARRKRAVSEARRRITRALLSEALNRPGILPARLAKPALPENDRKLPAVGTLVGEALDRNPVLLAMRVRVDAERERLKAARAEKNPVLTAEIEGARYERQFGSRDRWRAGLTMEIPIFTGGRVDSAIASADAELHLLKARLARKKMEIRQAILETWERINVLIIQRDEVRTLRDYRDLYLDRSRTLYGQGVKADLGDAMVKYTGSLLRRAETEFELALAWARLDSLTGRPVFVSKPGSPVNDIKPER, encoded by the coding sequence ATGAGTTTTTTTTGCCCTGTGCCGTTTCGCTATATCTGCGGGGGACTTGTATGTGTATTGTTGTCCCTGTTGTTTTGTCCTGTGCGTGTATATGCCGGCGACTTAACTGCCGGGCCTCTGCCGGACCCCCTGACCCTGGAGTATGCCTTGCGCTTTGCGGATCAACCGCATCCTGATCTCTCCGAGGCCCGGGCCGCACTGGAGAAGGCCGAGGCTGTGCGTCTTGGGGTCGAATCAAAATACGGGGTTAATGTATCCATCCTTGGCCGCCTGCGCTGGATAGAGCCGTCGCCGCTTGTCCATGATCAATCACACAATGATTCAAGCATGAGCCTGAATATAAGTAAGCGGCTGTATGATTTCGGAAGGAGCAAGGCCCGTCTTTCCGCTGCCGAATCCGATATCATGGCGGAGGGGATACTTTACACGGATGTCCGCCGGAGACGCCGCATTGATATCATGGCCCGCTTTTTTGATGTGTTACTCGCTGACATGGAATATGCCCGTGACAGTGAGGCCACGGCAGTCGCCTATGCCGGGTTTAACCGGTTGAGTGACAGAAAAAAACTGGGAGGGGCTTCCGATTTAGCTGTTCTGAAGGCAGAAACCGGATACAGGAAGGCACGCCGCAAACGCGCCGTTAGCGAGGCACGCCGGCGTATAACCCGTGCCCTCCTGTCAGAGGCGCTTAACCGTCCGGGGATACTGCCTGCCAGACTGGCAAAGCCTGCCCTTCCGGAGAATGATCGCAAGTTGCCTGCGGTGGGGACACTTGTCGGAGAGGCTCTCGACAGAAATCCTGTCCTGCTTGCCATGCGTGTCAGGGTTGATGCCGAGCGGGAGCGCCTCAAGGCGGCCCGTGCAGAGAAAAACCCTGTTCTGACCGCAGAAATAGAGGGGGCAAGGTATGAACGGCAATTCGGGTCAAGGGACAGGTGGAGGGCCGGCCTGACCATGGAGATTCCCATCTTTACGGGTGGCCGTGTTGATTCTGCAATTGCAAGTGCTGATGCGGAATTGCATCTTTTGAAGGCCAGGCTGGCCCGTAAAAAAATGGAGATACGGCAGGCAATACTGGAGACCTGGGAGAGGATCAATGTGCTGATAATCCAACGCGACGAGGTACGTACATTGAGGGATTACCGTGACCTCTACCTGGACCGCAGCCGTACACTCTATGGACAGGGGGTAAAGGCTGACCTGGGTGATGCCATGGTTAAGTATACCGGCTCCCTGTTGCGCCGTGCAGAGACGGAGTTTGAGCTTGCACTGGCGTGGGCAAGGCTCGATTCCCTGACAGGCAGGCCGGTATTTGTATCGAAGCCCGGTTCACCAGTGAATGATATAAAACCAGAGAGGTAG
- a CDS encoding flagellar hook-associated protein FlgK codes for MNSIFSIATGALRAFGIKQKSTATNIANINTGDYKPLDVNMQETQNGGVKAYVTRSGDACRVDIAKEMVDMLVTADSFKANTEPIKAEDEMFKSLIDIKV; via the coding sequence ATGAACAGCATTTTTTCAATAGCTACCGGTGCCTTAAGAGCTTTTGGCATCAAGCAGAAATCAACTGCCACAAATATAGCCAACATCAATACAGGGGACTATAAGCCCTTAGATGTAAATATGCAAGAGACTCAAAATGGTGGTGTAAAGGCATATGTTACCCGTTCAGGGGATGCCTGCAGGGTTGATATAGCCAAAGAGATGGTAGACATGCTTGTTACGGCAGATTCCTTCAAAGCAAACACCGAACCAATCAAGGCGGAAGATGAAATGTTTAAGAGTCTGATAGACATAAAGGTGTGA
- the macA_2 gene encoding macrolide export protein MacA, with the protein MNKLMHLALTCVMLLTVTSALQAAEVKGTLEWSRRVELGTPVSGIVSGVLADAGDHVNKGQPLVRLDGRLFRARLSKASAEVKGAAMALEEAGRVLKRAEELHNLTVLSDHELQLDRVGLATADAKYQAAKADLTRAELDMEYSVVRAPYDGVILKRQVEAGQTIVTGLQAEPLFVLAEAGRILARTMLTGKQISTLAIGKEVPVVVAGRTYKGVIKRLGMEPVSAGAGKVLYAVDVQFSFDPKAELRAGQEAEVIFPF; encoded by the coding sequence ATGAATAAGCTGATGCATTTGGCGCTGACATGTGTAATGCTGCTGACTGTTACTTCTGCATTGCAGGCTGCCGAGGTCAAGGGCACCCTTGAGTGGTCACGGCGTGTTGAACTCGGTACGCCTGTATCCGGTATCGTGTCCGGGGTGCTGGCTGATGCAGGAGATCATGTGAATAAGGGGCAACCTTTAGTGCGATTGGACGGGCGTCTGTTCAGGGCTCGTCTGAGCAAGGCAAGTGCTGAAGTGAAAGGTGCGGCCATGGCGCTCGAAGAGGCGGGACGTGTACTTAAAAGGGCCGAAGAGTTACACAACCTTACAGTCCTGTCCGATCACGAATTGCAGCTCGATAGGGTAGGACTTGCAACAGCGGATGCAAAATACCAGGCGGCAAAGGCTGATTTGACCCGGGCTGAACTGGATATGGAATACAGCGTGGTGCGTGCACCGTACGATGGCGTAATACTGAAGCGTCAGGTCGAAGCCGGCCAAACGATTGTAACAGGGTTGCAGGCTGAACCACTATTTGTCCTTGCAGAGGCCGGACGCATACTGGCACGTACAATGCTAACCGGTAAACAAATTTCAACGTTGGCTATTGGCAAAGAAGTCCCTGTTGTTGTCGCCGGCAGGACATATAAGGGCGTGATAAAGCGTCTCGGCATGGAACCCGTGTCCGCCGGAGCCGGTAAAGTACTGTATGCCGTGGATGTGCAATTCAGTTTTGACCCTAAAGCGGAACTCCGTGCAGGACAGGAGGCTGAAGTCATATTCCCTTTTTAG
- a CDS encoding hypothetical protein (conserved TM helix): MNNSLKNIFYDFTGKIFGYLPDLFAAIVLIGIGWGIGWIAKRIVIQICVILRLERFLQKFRWGKDLSKADVRFGLFNFIGNVVFVVIFLSFLSDALEVMKITFLSNLLERSISFFPKLVVALFVFSAGWFISLRVSSAIKKALLKEKIPRATLVARFTKTMVILFFSAIALEEMNISREIVIIGFTVTFITIGVLAVLIIALGGKELAKKILESQDEK; this comes from the coding sequence ATGAACAATAGCCTGAAAAACATATTTTATGACTTCACCGGGAAAATATTTGGATACCTGCCCGACCTGTTTGCTGCCATTGTTCTGATCGGCATCGGATGGGGCATCGGATGGATAGCAAAAAGAATAGTAATTCAAATTTGCGTGATTTTAAGATTGGAGCGTTTCCTGCAGAAATTCCGCTGGGGAAAAGATTTATCGAAAGCTGATGTGAGGTTCGGCCTTTTCAATTTTATTGGAAACGTCGTATTTGTAGTAATCTTTTTGAGTTTTCTGAGCGATGCCCTGGAGGTCATGAAAATTACATTTTTATCTAATCTCCTCGAAAGGTCTATTTCCTTTTTCCCGAAGTTAGTAGTCGCCCTTTTTGTATTCAGTGCCGGGTGGTTCATATCATTGAGGGTTTCATCGGCGATTAAGAAGGCATTGCTAAAAGAAAAGATCCCCCGCGCAACGTTGGTAGCGCGCTTTACAAAAACAATGGTCATCCTCTTTTTTTCTGCCATCGCCCTCGAAGAGATGAACATCTCGCGTGAAATTGTCATTATCGGGTTTACCGTTACCTTTATCACAATCGGCGTGCTTGCAGTTCTAATTATAGCCCTGGGAGGGAAAGAACTTGCTAAAAAGATACTGGAGTCCCAGGACGAAAAATAA
- a CDS encoding thiol:disulfide interchange protein precursor, which produces MKDISYSISFLAGVISFLSPCVLPLLPSYASFITGISFEDLTGKTDRARIRFLTLTNSLAFTFGFSAVFIALGASSSVIGRFLFDYQDIIRIAGGIVIIIFGLFVAGFVKIGLFSREKKFHIGGRPSGYIGAFVIGMTFAAGWTPCIGPILGSILLYAGTKGSALYGVKLLAVYSLGLAIPFLISSLAINTFLSYSKRIQKYMRVIMIISGLLMIIFGIMLLTNRVSQLTRYFPDFGINL; this is translated from the coding sequence ATGAAAGACATATCATATTCCATCTCATTTCTGGCTGGGGTAATTTCTTTTTTATCACCCTGCGTATTACCGCTATTGCCGTCTTATGCATCATTTATCACGGGTATATCATTTGAGGACCTTACGGGCAAAACGGACAGGGCAAGAATAAGGTTTCTGACACTGACCAATTCACTGGCTTTCACATTCGGTTTTTCTGCCGTCTTTATTGCCCTTGGAGCATCTTCATCCGTCATAGGCCGTTTTCTGTTCGACTATCAGGACATCATAAGGATTGCCGGAGGCATCGTAATCATCATATTCGGCCTTTTTGTAGCCGGGTTTGTCAAGATCGGGCTCTTTTCCCGTGAAAAGAAATTCCATATCGGCGGACGACCCTCCGGATACATAGGCGCATTCGTAATCGGCATGACCTTTGCGGCAGGCTGGACACCGTGCATTGGTCCCATACTCGGAAGCATTCTCCTGTACGCAGGCACAAAGGGTTCCGCCCTCTACGGGGTCAAGCTGCTGGCTGTCTATTCGCTCGGCCTGGCGATACCTTTCCTTATATCGTCGCTTGCGATCAACACCTTCCTGAGTTATTCTAAAAGGATACAGAAATACATGAGAGTGATCATGATAATAAGCGGTCTGCTCATGATCATCTTCGGGATAATGTTACTAACCAACCGGGTGAGCCAGCTTACGCGCTACTTCCCGGATTTCGGGATCAATTTATAA